One Desulfatitalea tepidiphila genomic region harbors:
- a CDS encoding TlpA family protein disulfide reductase — translation MVTACGPSAPTVNPVKSIEPGALKELIHADGYTGFLVAFAAWCPPCKAELPDLVALYRAYKDKGIQIVGMSLDENPEAAQPLVNRLGVPFPVYWVGTPAMNDYGIVGVPTLMVVKAGKIVEKRPGRQSYRELERKIEALLD, via the coding sequence ATGGTGACGGCCTGCGGCCCGTCGGCGCCCACCGTCAATCCCGTGAAATCCATAGAACCGGGAGCCTTGAAGGAGCTGATCCATGCCGATGGTTATACCGGTTTTCTGGTGGCTTTTGCCGCCTGGTGCCCGCCGTGCAAAGCGGAACTGCCCGATCTGGTGGCGCTTTACCGCGCATACAAAGACAAAGGCATCCAGATCGTTGGGATGAGCCTGGACGAAAACCCGGAGGCCGCCCAACCCCTGGTGAACCGACTGGGCGTTCCCTTTCCGGTTTATTGGGTGGGAACCCCAGCCATGAACGACTACGGCATTGTGGGGGTGCCCACCCTGATGGTCGTCAAGGCAGGGAAAATCGTCGAAAAGAGGCCCGGCCGGCAAAGTTACCGGGAACTGGAGAGAAAAATCGAGGCGCTGCTCGATTGA
- a CDS encoding transferase produces MNELQKLFDRIAQRVNINLRELEFDVTPYIKGLVSFEKMVKFYAFYGVTPHHPLNFVFRHSNLSGSYFLGRCRTANSILYKSDIRGDELKKQGAMVHYKGFDIPVSKDEAIEIEDSFLVKTLVHNYSHDPETLELFFITNTISTHYANIHGSPTDGSFLGPFATVDLTTMNDCVIGAFSYIQAGEVNHLKIDPGTVWVRVPGVFNFLYRYPREALFPYISFEAGKAPCGVLMDFVENRKKDFQLLFDVVNLPSSIRVPQTTSLDRFAVVKPKTHIDENVLVAQRAYLENSWLGKGANAQENCYIINSRLEGNDITAHGAKIIEADLGNTVFVGFNSFLHGRPESRITIGKECIIMPHTIMDSDEPLNLPPGHLAWGLIKNPADLEKNSIRIADLAKVENKLSRGDLHFEGSGGTFVKAFQERIHHILEANGAFFDGQKDRGHAQKNQKISFNTIQPYPEGDLQGMYPTILIQP; encoded by the coding sequence ATGAACGAACTGCAAAAACTTTTCGACAGAATCGCCCAACGGGTCAATATCAACCTGCGTGAGCTGGAATTCGATGTCACGCCCTACATCAAGGGCCTCGTCAGTTTTGAGAAAATGGTCAAATTCTATGCCTTTTACGGCGTTACGCCGCACCATCCCCTGAACTTCGTCTTCAGGCACTCCAACCTGTCGGGCAGCTATTTTCTGGGCAGGTGCCGCACGGCCAACTCGATCCTTTATAAAAGCGACATCCGCGGCGACGAACTCAAGAAGCAGGGTGCGATGGTGCACTACAAGGGTTTCGACATCCCCGTTTCCAAAGACGAAGCCATCGAAATCGAGGACAGCTTTCTCGTCAAAACCCTGGTTCACAACTACTCCCACGATCCGGAGACGCTCGAACTCTTCTTCATCACCAACACCATCAGCACCCACTATGCCAACATTCACGGCTCCCCCACCGACGGCAGTTTCCTGGGACCGTTTGCCACCGTCGACTTGACGACCATGAACGATTGCGTCATCGGCGCCTTTTCCTACATTCAGGCCGGCGAAGTCAATCACCTCAAGATCGACCCCGGCACCGTGTGGGTTCGTGTGCCGGGTGTGTTCAATTTCCTCTATCGTTATCCCCGCGAGGCGCTGTTTCCTTATATTTCTTTCGAGGCGGGGAAAGCACCCTGCGGCGTACTCATGGACTTTGTCGAAAACCGGAAAAAAGATTTCCAACTGCTTTTCGATGTCGTCAATCTCCCCTCCTCCATCAGAGTGCCCCAAACCACGTCACTGGATCGTTTCGCCGTGGTAAAACCCAAAACCCACATCGACGAAAACGTCCTGGTCGCCCAACGCGCCTATCTCGAAAACTCCTGGCTCGGCAAGGGGGCCAATGCCCAGGAAAACTGCTATATCATCAACAGCCGCCTGGAAGGCAACGACATCACCGCGCATGGCGCCAAAATCATCGAAGCGGATCTGGGCAACACCGTATTCGTCGGCTTCAACAGCTTCCTTCACGGCCGACCCGAGAGCCGCATCACCATCGGCAAGGAATGCATCATCATGCCCCACACGATCATGGACAGCGACGAACCGCTGAACTTGCCGCCCGGCCATCTGGCCTGGGGATTGATCAAAAACCCGGCCGATCTGGAGAAAAACAGTATCCGCATTGCGGATCTAGCGAAAGTCGAGAACAAGCTCTCCAGAGGCGACCTCCACTTCGAGGGCAGCGGAGGGACGTTTGTCAAGGCATTCCAGGAACGCATCCATCACATTCTGGAGGCCAACGGCGCCTTCTTCGACGGCCAAAAAGACAGGGGCCATGCCCAGAAGAATCAGAAAATCTCCTTCAACACCATACAACCTTACCCGGAAGGCGATCTGCAGGGCATGTATCCCACCATTCTCATTCAACCGTGA
- a CDS encoding CBS domain-containing protein produces the protein MESEPLKALCTKAAQLKVEDFMQATTEGECVDEETTLDMAIHQLVLGNHLSLLVTRGKDIVGLLRLTDVFAAVFHTMKECELNP, from the coding sequence ATGGAAAGCGAGCCCTTGAAGGCGTTGTGCACCAAGGCCGCCCAGTTGAAGGTCGAAGATTTCATGCAGGCCACCACGGAAGGGGAGTGCGTGGACGAAGAGACCACCCTGGACATGGCCATCCACCAACTGGTGCTGGGCAACCATCTCTCTTTGCTGGTCACCCGCGGCAAGGATATCGTGGGTCTGTTGCGTCTGACAGATGTCTTCGCGGCCGTGTTCCACACCATGAAAGAGTGTGAACTCAACCCTTAA
- a CDS encoding SLC13 family permease: MANTSVAVDSSGVDWKKLGFLFLGLFLFAVVYWSPGWPDAVDPMGKHFVLTREAKAALAVFLLAGTWWVFEVVPIGVTSLAIGVLQALFLIRPAKIAFTDFTVPSVFFIFASLMIGLVFTKTGLTKRLAYKMLMIVGERTSMIMLGCFVVTAALTHIMAHTAVAATIYPLLVSIYAMYGEGDARTKFGKALFMGMAYVAGAGSIITLLGAARGAVALGFFKEIMNQDISFFQLTYYMFPIGWLMTFALWGFFMIFMKPEKDRIPGLRDRARRLNDELGGLTSKEILAAVIVGGCILVMCLQNFLPALQAINKTGIILISTILFFVTGLLSVEDLEDVPWNIILLFGGAMSIGNCLWETGAANWLAVNWLLMFQKANWFIFVMSITFFVMVMTNFIMNVAAIAISLPVALVIAPYLGVAGEVILFASLVAAGMPFLLLVGAAPNAIAYDSKQFTPGEFFLYGIPASILLMIVTGFAVFILWPLMGMPVTLN; the protein is encoded by the coding sequence ATGGCTAATACGTCTGTGGCAGTCGACTCGTCTGGGGTCGATTGGAAAAAACTGGGTTTTCTCTTTCTCGGCTTGTTTCTTTTTGCCGTGGTTTACTGGTCACCGGGCTGGCCGGACGCCGTCGACCCAATGGGCAAGCATTTCGTATTGACGCGGGAAGCCAAGGCGGCGTTGGCCGTATTCCTGCTGGCCGGCACCTGGTGGGTCTTCGAGGTGGTGCCCATCGGTGTGACCAGCTTGGCTATCGGCGTGCTGCAGGCCCTGTTCCTCATCCGGCCGGCCAAGATCGCGTTTACCGATTTCACGGTGCCGTCGGTCTTCTTCATCTTCGCCTCGCTGATGATCGGCCTGGTCTTCACCAAGACCGGCCTGACCAAGCGGTTGGCCTACAAGATGCTCATGATCGTGGGTGAACGGACCAGCATGATCATGCTCGGCTGTTTTGTGGTGACGGCGGCCCTGACCCATATCATGGCGCACACGGCAGTAGCGGCTACCATCTATCCGCTGCTCGTCTCCATTTACGCCATGTACGGTGAGGGCGATGCACGCACCAAGTTCGGCAAGGCGCTCTTCATGGGCATGGCTTATGTGGCCGGCGCGGGCAGTATTATTACCCTTCTCGGCGCGGCACGCGGTGCGGTGGCTTTAGGCTTTTTCAAAGAGATCATGAACCAGGACATCTCCTTTTTCCAGCTGACCTATTACATGTTCCCCATCGGCTGGTTGATGACCTTTGCGCTGTGGGGTTTCTTCATGATTTTTATGAAGCCCGAAAAGGATCGCATTCCAGGGTTACGGGATCGTGCCCGGCGACTCAATGACGAATTGGGCGGTCTTACAAGCAAAGAGATCCTGGCGGCGGTCATCGTAGGTGGGTGTATTCTGGTGATGTGCCTCCAGAATTTCCTGCCCGCGTTGCAGGCGATCAACAAGACCGGTATTATCCTGATTTCAACGATTCTTTTTTTCGTCACCGGTCTGCTGAGCGTCGAAGATCTCGAGGATGTGCCCTGGAACATCATTCTGCTGTTTGGCGGGGCCATGAGCATCGGCAACTGTCTGTGGGAAACCGGGGCAGCCAACTGGCTGGCCGTCAACTGGCTGCTCATGTTCCAGAAGGCCAACTGGTTCATTTTTGTCATGAGCATCACCTTTTTCGTCATGGTGATGACCAACTTCATCATGAACGTGGCAGCCATCGCCATCTCCCTTCCCGTGGCCCTGGTCATCGCGCCTTACTTGGGGGTGGCCGGCGAAGTGATTTTGTTCGCCTCGCTGGTGGCCGCCGGTATGCCCTTCCTGTTGCTGGTGGGCGCGGCGCCCAACGCCATCGCCTATGACTCCAAGCAATTTACGCCTGGGGAGTTTTTCCTCTATGGCATCCCGGCGAGCATTCTCTTGATGATCGTCACTGGTTTCGCGGTCTTCATCCTCTGGCCGCTGATGGGGATGCCGGTGACCCTGAACTGA
- a CDS encoding Crp/Fnr family transcriptional regulator, with protein sequence MRTAEKLKDSVDIIEKIKTLPALESFDEKDLKELLRISKIVRYEPGETIVDEGAYDKWLYYLISGRVRIVKKDTELAILQRTGDVFGEVGNMGSGELSVSVFALDEATCLKIDISSVDGLPNENRFVFRYAIFRGFAEVLAKRLRITTSKYLEAKAEIERLKSLIKKS encoded by the coding sequence ATGCGCACTGCGGAAAAGCTCAAGGACAGTGTGGACATAATCGAAAAAATCAAAACCTTGCCGGCCCTCGAGTCTTTTGACGAAAAGGACCTCAAAGAGCTGTTGCGTATCAGCAAGATCGTCCGCTATGAACCTGGTGAAACCATCGTCGACGAAGGGGCCTACGACAAGTGGCTCTATTATTTGATTTCCGGCAGGGTTCGAATCGTTAAAAAAGATACGGAGCTGGCGATTCTCCAACGAACGGGCGATGTTTTCGGCGAGGTGGGCAATATGGGCAGCGGTGAGTTGTCCGTATCGGTGTTCGCCTTGGACGAAGCCACCTGCCTAAAAATCGATATTTCCAGCGTCGATGGTTTGCCCAATGAGAACCGTTTCGTGTTTCGTTATGCCATCTTCCGCGGTTTTGCCGAGGTACTGGCCAAGCGGTTGCGCATCACCACCTCCAAGTATCTCGAGGCCAAGGCGGAGATCGAGCGTTTGAAATCCCTCATTAAAAAATCTTGA
- the qmoC gene encoding quinone-interacting membrane-bound oxidoreductase complex subunit QmoC has translation MSDSYLVEPDVGFIKEVIKLGGEDVKKCYQCATCSVVCPISPDTKPFPRKEMIATSWGLRDRLVGNGDIWLCHNCGDCSTRCPRGAKPGDVLAAVRAYAVTEYAVPKKLGKMVNDPKSLPILLAIPAVLILVAGFIFNLFGLGWLNFSPTGDELWQADYFSNYMVDIIMIPTFFAAIAVFALGLKRFIADIHANALQEGKTDKEKIDPAGFIQALIKIIPTILKHNRFSECGENKERATSHMMVLYGFIGLFIVTGCFFIAEWVLHIEGPYSQINPIKWLGNAGGIALLIGGGLMIAKRLNQKDEVSSYKDWYLLGLVMLLSGTGLLTEMLRLGHLYGLSAFVYYLHLIFVWALFAYTPYSKLAHLVYRTVAMAYQEYSGRK, from the coding sequence ATGTCTGACTCATATTTAGTCGAACCGGATGTCGGCTTTATCAAGGAGGTGATCAAGCTCGGTGGCGAGGATGTGAAAAAGTGCTACCAGTGTGCCACCTGTTCTGTCGTCTGTCCCATCTCCCCGGACACCAAGCCCTTTCCACGCAAGGAGATGATCGCCACATCGTGGGGTCTGAGAGACCGCCTGGTGGGCAATGGCGATATCTGGCTGTGCCACAATTGTGGCGATTGTTCGACGCGCTGCCCGCGTGGTGCCAAGCCGGGTGACGTCCTGGCAGCGGTGCGCGCCTATGCGGTGACGGAATACGCCGTTCCCAAGAAATTGGGGAAAATGGTCAACGACCCCAAATCGTTGCCGATTTTGCTGGCCATCCCGGCCGTGCTCATACTGGTCGCCGGTTTTATCTTCAATCTTTTCGGCCTCGGCTGGCTCAACTTTTCCCCCACCGGTGACGAGCTCTGGCAGGCCGACTACTTCAGCAACTATATGGTCGATATCATCATGATCCCGACCTTCTTTGCTGCCATCGCGGTTTTTGCCCTGGGGTTGAAGCGTTTCATCGCCGACATACATGCCAATGCGCTGCAAGAGGGCAAGACCGACAAGGAGAAGATCGATCCGGCCGGATTCATACAAGCTCTGATCAAAATCATCCCGACAATTCTCAAGCACAACCGTTTCAGCGAGTGCGGGGAGAACAAGGAGCGCGCCACGTCCCACATGATGGTGCTGTACGGCTTCATCGGCCTGTTCATCGTGACCGGTTGCTTTTTCATTGCCGAGTGGGTGCTGCACATCGAAGGCCCCTACAGCCAGATCAACCCGATCAAGTGGCTGGGCAATGCGGGCGGTATTGCGCTGCTCATCGGCGGCGGCCTGATGATTGCCAAGCGTTTGAATCAAAAGGATGAGGTGTCCAGTTATAAAGATTGGTACCTGCTGGGCCTGGTGATGTTGCTCAGCGGCACCGGCCTTTTGACCGAGATGCTGCGGCTGGGTCACCTCTATGGCCTTTCCGCATTCGTCTACTATCTCCATTTGATTTTTGTGTGGGCGCTGTTTGCCTATACCCCCTACTCCAAATTGGCCCACCTGGTCTACCGAACGGTGGCCATGGCCTACCAGGAGTATTCAGGGCGCAAATAG
- a CDS encoding sigma-54 interaction domain-containing protein has translation MSPKSNLASKVKIRDAYALDFYRLLDDVPLGVLVMDRHRRVVFCNRFLETLIGTQALRTEGLHCRNVVRSRTCITGCPAEHLAELSETVCIQSDLINRDRKRIPVRMTLSSLYDVQGKPVGFIETIEDLRHLKAHDEEAAQAYSFSHIVGQSVQMQKLFGMLPVVAQSDASVLITGETGTGKDMLAEALHQESARAKGPFVKINCGALPETLLESELFGHTKGAFTGAVENKQGRFYLAHNGTLYLTEIGDLPLPLQVKLLTFLDDKIVYPLGSTKGYAANVRVIAATHRDLEQMVREGKFRQDLFFRLNVMRLNIPPLRDREGDVRLLVDYFLNYFNQKLHRNMSGFSAKAMQILLSYAYPGNVRELRNIVEYSVSVCREKKILAAHLPTYLSERRPMTVEPPAPSGPTVQRAGPAPVDREGVSTWTEMEKRLILDALVHTRGNRVLAAKHLGWARSTLWRKMKQYGIDAS, from the coding sequence ATGTCTCCCAAATCGAATTTGGCATCCAAGGTAAAAATTCGAGACGCCTACGCGCTCGATTTTTATCGATTGCTCGATGATGTGCCGTTGGGAGTGCTCGTGATGGACCGCCATCGCCGGGTGGTGTTTTGCAATCGTTTTTTAGAAACGCTGATCGGCACGCAGGCCTTGAGGACCGAGGGGCTGCATTGCCGCAACGTGGTTCGCAGCCGCACTTGTATCACCGGTTGCCCGGCCGAGCATCTTGCCGAGCTCTCGGAAACGGTTTGCATCCAAAGCGATTTGATCAATCGGGACCGCAAACGCATTCCCGTGCGCATGACCCTCTCATCGCTCTACGATGTCCAGGGGAAACCGGTAGGCTTCATCGAAACCATAGAAGATCTGAGGCACTTGAAGGCCCATGATGAGGAGGCGGCGCAAGCCTATAGCTTCAGCCACATCGTGGGGCAGAGCGTTCAGATGCAGAAATTGTTCGGTATGCTGCCCGTGGTCGCCCAGAGCGACGCCTCGGTTTTGATTACCGGTGAGACTGGTACGGGAAAGGACATGCTGGCCGAAGCCCTGCATCAGGAGTCTGCCCGGGCAAAGGGGCCGTTTGTCAAAATCAATTGCGGTGCACTGCCGGAGACACTCCTCGAATCCGAGCTCTTCGGACACACCAAAGGCGCTTTTACCGGCGCGGTGGAAAACAAACAGGGGCGTTTTTACCTGGCCCACAACGGCACCCTCTATCTTACCGAAATCGGGGATTTGCCCCTCCCTCTGCAGGTCAAGCTACTCACCTTTTTAGATGACAAAATCGTCTATCCGCTCGGCAGCACAAAGGGTTACGCCGCCAATGTGAGGGTGATTGCCGCGACCCACCGCGACCTCGAGCAAATGGTGCGTGAAGGGAAGTTTCGCCAGGACCTCTTCTTCCGACTCAACGTCATGCGGCTCAACATTCCCCCGTTGCGCGACAGGGAAGGGGATGTGCGTTTGCTGGTGGATTACTTCCTGAACTATTTCAATCAGAAGCTGCACCGAAACATGTCGGGTTTTTCAGCCAAGGCCATGCAGATTCTCCTCTCGTATGCCTATCCTGGAAATGTTCGCGAGTTGCGCAACATCGTGGAATATTCCGTCAGCGTATGTCGCGAAAAGAAAATCCTCGCAGCCCATCTCCCCACCTACCTGTCTGAAAGGCGACCCATGACCGTGGAGCCGCCTGCGCCGTCCGGACCTACCGTTCAACGGGCCGGTCCTGCACCAGTAGATCGGGAGGGCGTTTCGACCTGGACCGAGATGGAAAAGCGGCTGATACTCGATGCTCTGGTCCATACGCGCGGGAATCGCGTGCTGGCTGCAAAGCATCTGGGCTGGGCGCGCAGTACCTTGTGGCGAAAAATGAAACAATACGGAATCGACGCATCATGA
- a CDS encoding response regulator transcription factor translates to MDPHILIIATETSLRANLSQHLRQEGFHVSETDGTQELMNFIDEENFGLILLDLQGLKRNGIAMMRHIRQRFPQIKIITINSGDQLDLSIESMRLGAFDDFLIPFHLEGLIARIRSLGDGRSTEDKNEKSQ, encoded by the coding sequence ATGGATCCACATATCCTGATCATTGCAACAGAGACCAGTTTGCGCGCCAATCTTTCGCAACACTTGCGACAAGAAGGTTTTCACGTATCTGAAACCGATGGCACGCAAGAGTTGATGAATTTTATAGACGAGGAGAATTTCGGCTTGATCCTCCTTGATCTTCAAGGGTTGAAGCGCAATGGCATCGCCATGATGCGTCACATTCGACAGCGATTTCCCCAAATCAAAATTATCACAATCAACTCAGGCGATCAGCTCGATTTGTCCATTGAAAGCATGCGCCTGGGGGCCTTTGATGATTTTCTCATTCCTTTTCATCTGGAGGGTTTGATAGCCCGTATTAGAAGTTTGGGAGATGGGCGAAGTACCGAGGATAAAAACGAGAAGTCGCAATAG
- the sat gene encoding sulfate adenylyltransferase → MSKLIPPHGGKGLTICLLEGAERAAELKKAEGLKKVEISPRVKGDLIMIGIGGFSPLTGFMTKADWKGVCENFLLADGTFWPVPVTLDVSKEDANAIKEGEEIALFDPESKEIMATMKVTEKYELTDANKEWECEKIFMGEGTPTAEEFWKIARDDHPGVQMVMKQKAFNLAGPVKVLSEGEYPKKYAGVYHRPAESRKIFEEKGWSEIAALQLRNPMHRSHEYLCKIAVEVCDGVYIHSLVGNLKPGDIPAEVRVRCIDALVKNYFVEKNVVQGGYPLDMRYAGPREGLLHATFRQNYGCSRMIIGRDHAGVGDFYGMFEAQTIFDKIPMPKEEGKALLCTPLKIDWTFYCYKCDGMASLRTCPHGKEDRVLLSGTMLRKILSEGGEMPDHFGRDEVVVILREYYEGLTEKVKIKTHKAATGE, encoded by the coding sequence ATGTCGAAACTCATTCCCCCCCATGGCGGAAAAGGCCTGACCATTTGCCTGCTCGAAGGCGCAGAAAGGGCTGCCGAACTGAAAAAAGCAGAGGGTCTCAAAAAGGTCGAGATCTCCCCACGCGTCAAAGGCGACTTGATCATGATCGGTATCGGTGGTTTCAGCCCCCTGACCGGCTTCATGACCAAAGCGGACTGGAAGGGTGTCTGCGAGAACTTTCTTCTCGCCGACGGCACCTTCTGGCCGGTCCCGGTGACCCTGGACGTTTCCAAGGAAGATGCCAACGCCATTAAAGAGGGCGAAGAAATCGCCCTGTTTGATCCCGAAAGCAAAGAGATCATGGCCACTATGAAGGTCACCGAAAAATACGAGCTGACCGATGCCAACAAAGAGTGGGAGTGCGAGAAGATTTTCATGGGCGAAGGCACCCCGACCGCCGAAGAGTTCTGGAAGATCGCCAGAGATGATCATCCCGGCGTACAGATGGTCATGAAGCAGAAGGCGTTCAACCTGGCCGGTCCCGTGAAAGTGCTCAGCGAAGGCGAGTACCCCAAGAAATATGCCGGCGTCTATCATCGTCCGGCCGAATCCCGCAAAATCTTCGAGGAGAAGGGATGGAGTGAAATCGCCGCCCTGCAGCTGCGCAACCCCATGCACCGCTCCCATGAGTACCTGTGCAAAATTGCCGTGGAAGTGTGCGACGGTGTCTACATTCACTCCCTGGTGGGCAACCTGAAACCCGGTGACATTCCCGCAGAAGTCCGCGTGAGATGCATCGATGCCCTGGTGAAAAACTACTTCGTGGAGAAAAACGTCGTACAGGGCGGCTATCCGTTGGATATGCGCTATGCCGGTCCGCGTGAAGGTTTGCTGCATGCTACCTTCCGCCAGAACTACGGCTGCTCCAGAATGATCATCGGCCGCGACCATGCCGGCGTGGGCGACTTCTACGGCATGTTCGAAGCCCAGACCATCTTCGACAAAATCCCCATGCCCAAAGAAGAGGGCAAGGCTCTCTTGTGCACCCCGTTGAAGATCGACTGGACCTTCTACTGCTACAAGTGCGACGGCATGGCCTCCCTGCGCACCTGCCCGCATGGCAAAGAAGACCGCGTACTGCTCTCCGGCACCATGCTGCGCAAGATCCTGAGTGAAGGCGGCGAGATGCCCGATCACTTCGGCCGTGACGAAGTCGTTGTCATCCTGCGCGAGTACTATGAAGGCCTGACCGAAAAGGTCAAGATCAAGACCCACAAGGCTGCCACCGGCGAATAA
- a CDS encoding hydrogenase small subunit codes for MDKKEQFYQRLEQRGVSRRDFMRYCTFLTATMGLSASFVPKVAEVFAAPKQRPPVIWLNFGECTGCTEAMLRTVYPYADELVLEILSVEYHETIMAAAGHQAEEQLQAALEKHSGKFICVAEGAIPTKYNGGYGRIGGRTFLEIAQEVIPQAAATICIGTCACFGGVPAAKPNPGGYMGVGQALKMKTINIPGCPPNPVNLVGTIVNYLLLGKLPAVDDMGRPLFAYGKTIHDQCPRRSHFENEEFVEEFGSKEAALGYCLYKMGCRGPETYNNCPVAKFNDGTSWPVEAGHPCIGCSEPDFWDKMTPFYEEF; via the coding sequence ATGGACAAGAAAGAACAGTTTTACCAACGGCTGGAGCAACGAGGGGTCTCACGAAGGGACTTTATGCGGTACTGTACCTTTCTTACGGCCACCATGGGACTTTCGGCATCCTTTGTGCCCAAAGTGGCCGAGGTGTTTGCCGCTCCCAAGCAGCGACCCCCGGTGATCTGGCTCAATTTTGGAGAATGTACGGGTTGTACGGAGGCGATGCTCCGCACCGTCTACCCGTATGCCGACGAGTTGGTCCTGGAGATTCTGTCGGTCGAGTATCACGAGACGATCATGGCGGCGGCCGGACACCAGGCCGAGGAGCAACTCCAGGCGGCCTTGGAAAAGCATTCGGGCAAATTCATTTGCGTCGCAGAGGGTGCAATCCCCACCAAATATAATGGTGGCTACGGGCGTATCGGCGGTCGGACCTTTCTGGAGATCGCCCAGGAGGTTATCCCCCAGGCAGCGGCCACGATCTGCATCGGCACCTGTGCCTGCTTCGGTGGCGTCCCGGCGGCCAAGCCCAATCCGGGCGGATACATGGGTGTCGGCCAGGCCTTGAAGATGAAAACCATCAATATTCCCGGATGCCCGCCCAACCCGGTCAACCTGGTGGGCACTATCGTCAACTATCTGCTGCTCGGCAAGTTGCCGGCGGTCGACGACATGGGGCGGCCCCTGTTTGCCTATGGCAAAACCATCCACGATCAATGCCCGCGCAGGTCGCATTTTGAAAACGAGGAGTTTGTGGAAGAGTTCGGCTCCAAAGAGGCGGCTCTGGGCTACTGCCTCTACAAGATGGGGTGCCGCGGTCCAGAGACCTACAACAACTGCCCGGTGGCCAAATTCAACGACGGCACCAGTTGGCCGGTAGAAGCCGGACATCCTTGCATCGGCTGCAGTGAACCGGATTTCTGGGACAAGATGACCCCGTTTTACGAAGAATTCTAA
- a CDS encoding CBS domain-containing protein codes for MKKYKVKDLMVPREDYAVISEDANIFEAVQALEKAQQDFDQARYRHRAILVEDKAGRIVGKLGQIDVLRALEPKYEEMKADTPGIAKYGFSRKFLLSMLETYKLFDKPLDDICRKAGLEKVSTYMHRPTEGEYIGEDDSLDKAIHLFVVGSHQSLLVTRGDHIVGLLRLTDVFAAVFHAMKACNL; via the coding sequence GTGAAGAAGTATAAAGTCAAGGACTTGATGGTACCGCGGGAGGATTATGCGGTGATTTCTGAAGATGCTAATATTTTCGAAGCGGTGCAGGCCCTCGAAAAGGCCCAGCAGGATTTCGACCAGGCCCGTTACCGCCATCGGGCTATCCTCGTGGAGGATAAAGCGGGTCGGATCGTCGGAAAGCTTGGGCAAATCGACGTCTTGCGCGCGTTGGAACCCAAATACGAGGAAATGAAAGCCGATACCCCAGGCATCGCCAAATACGGCTTCAGCCGAAAGTTTCTGCTCTCCATGCTGGAGACTTACAAGCTTTTCGATAAACCGTTGGATGATATCTGCCGAAAAGCTGGATTGGAAAAAGTCTCCACTTATATGCATCGCCCCACCGAAGGGGAATATATCGGTGAAGACGATTCGCTGGACAAGGCCATTCATCTGTTTGTGGTCGGTTCACACCAGTCTCTCCTTGTAACGAGGGGCGATCATATCGTGGGGTTGTTGCGCCTCACCGATGTATTCGCGGCGGTTTTTCATGCCATGAAGGCATGCAATCTGTAG
- a CDS encoding NifB/NifX family molybdenum-iron cluster-binding protein codes for MTTKVMIPLHKDEVAPRFDLSTEVLMAWCSDEGNVEQEKLLILPGPSAERICHMAMTEHVQAIICGGIDQEVFDYLTWKNVDVIDDVIGRAATVLRRYLSGRLQRGDIVPS; via the coding sequence ATGACGACCAAGGTGATGATCCCCTTGCACAAGGATGAGGTGGCGCCCCGCTTCGATTTGTCCACCGAGGTGTTGATGGCCTGGTGTTCGGACGAGGGAAACGTCGAACAGGAAAAACTGTTGATTCTGCCGGGCCCATCGGCAGAGCGGATTTGCCACATGGCCATGACCGAGCATGTGCAGGCCATTATCTGCGGCGGTATTGACCAGGAGGTGTTCGACTATCTGACCTGGAAGAACGTCGACGTGATCGACGACGTCATCGGCCGCGCGGCAACGGTTTTACGACGGTATCTTTCGGGCCGGCTGCAACGCGGCGACATCGTTCCATCGTAA